A single region of the Ziziphus jujuba cultivar Dongzao chromosome 10, ASM3175591v1 genome encodes:
- the LOC107410267 gene encoding putative axial regulator YABBY 2 isoform X1, whose product MSLEMMASERVCYVHCNFCNTILAVSVPCSSLFTIVTVRCGHCANLLSVNMGASLQTIPPQDPTQLQKQIQSTDDSSGKESGSSSKCNNKLSAIESVEHEQPRLPPIRPPEKRQRVPSAYNRFIKEEIQRIKASNPDISHREAFSTAAKNWAHFPHIHFGLKLDGPNKQAKLDPAIAGDGTQKPNGFY is encoded by the exons ATGTCACTGGAAATGATGGCTTCCGAACGTGTTTGTTATGTTCACTGCAACTTCTGCAACACCATCTTAGCG GTTAGTGTTCCATGCAGCAGCTTATTTACCATAGTGACAGTGAGATGCGGGCATTGTGCCAATTTGCTGTCCGTTAACATGGGAGCTTCACTTCAAACAATTCCTCCTCAGGATCCCACCCag TTGCAGAAACAGATTCAAAGCACAGATGATTCAAGTGGCAAGGAGAGTGGCTCATCTTCCAAATGCAACAACAAGCTCTCTGCTATTGAGTCTGTAGAGCATGAACAACCTAGATTACCTCCCATTCGCC CGCCAGAAAAGAGACAGCGGGTTCCATCAGCATATAACAGGTTTATCAa GGAGGAAATCCAAAGGATTAAAGCTAGTAATCCTGACATAAGTCATAGGGAAGCTTTCAGCACAGCTGCAAAAAAT TGGGCACATTTTCCTCACATACACTTTGGTCTAAAGCTGGATGGTCCAAACAAGCAAGCAAAGTTAGATCCGGCAATAGCCGGAGATGGAACTCAAAAGCCTAATGGATTCTACTAG
- the LOC107410267 gene encoding putative axial regulator YABBY 2 isoform X3 — MLSYLGLQPYVSVPCSSLFTIVTVRCGHCANLLSVNMGASLQTIPPQDPTQLQKQIQSTDDSSGKESGSSSKCNNKLSAIESVEHEQPRLPPIRPPEKRQRVPSAYNRFIKEEIQRIKASNPDISHREAFSTAAKNWAHFPHIHFGLKLDGPNKQAKLDPAIAGDGTQKPNGFY, encoded by the exons ATGCTAAGCTATCTAGGGCTACAACCATAT GTTAGTGTTCCATGCAGCAGCTTATTTACCATAGTGACAGTGAGATGCGGGCATTGTGCCAATTTGCTGTCCGTTAACATGGGAGCTTCACTTCAAACAATTCCTCCTCAGGATCCCACCCag TTGCAGAAACAGATTCAAAGCACAGATGATTCAAGTGGCAAGGAGAGTGGCTCATCTTCCAAATGCAACAACAAGCTCTCTGCTATTGAGTCTGTAGAGCATGAACAACCTAGATTACCTCCCATTCGCC CGCCAGAAAAGAGACAGCGGGTTCCATCAGCATATAACAGGTTTATCAa GGAGGAAATCCAAAGGATTAAAGCTAGTAATCCTGACATAAGTCATAGGGAAGCTTTCAGCACAGCTGCAAAAAAT TGGGCACATTTTCCTCACATACACTTTGGTCTAAAGCTGGATGGTCCAAACAAGCAAGCAAAGTTAGATCCGGCAATAGCCGGAGATGGAACTCAAAAGCCTAATGGATTCTACTAG
- the LOC107410267 gene encoding putative axial regulator YABBY 2 isoform X4: MLSYLGLQPYVSVPCSSLFTIVTVRCGHCANLLSVNMGASLQTIPPQDPTQKQIQSTDDSSGKESGSSSKCNNKLSAIESVEHEQPRLPPIRPPEKRQRVPSAYNRFIKEEIQRIKASNPDISHREAFSTAAKNWAHFPHIHFGLKLDGPNKQAKLDPAIAGDGTQKPNGFY, encoded by the exons ATGCTAAGCTATCTAGGGCTACAACCATAT GTTAGTGTTCCATGCAGCAGCTTATTTACCATAGTGACAGTGAGATGCGGGCATTGTGCCAATTTGCTGTCCGTTAACATGGGAGCTTCACTTCAAACAATTCCTCCTCAGGATCCCACCCag AAACAGATTCAAAGCACAGATGATTCAAGTGGCAAGGAGAGTGGCTCATCTTCCAAATGCAACAACAAGCTCTCTGCTATTGAGTCTGTAGAGCATGAACAACCTAGATTACCTCCCATTCGCC CGCCAGAAAAGAGACAGCGGGTTCCATCAGCATATAACAGGTTTATCAa GGAGGAAATCCAAAGGATTAAAGCTAGTAATCCTGACATAAGTCATAGGGAAGCTTTCAGCACAGCTGCAAAAAAT TGGGCACATTTTCCTCACATACACTTTGGTCTAAAGCTGGATGGTCCAAACAAGCAAGCAAAGTTAGATCCGGCAATAGCCGGAGATGGAACTCAAAAGCCTAATGGATTCTACTAG
- the LOC107410267 gene encoding putative axial regulator YABBY 2 isoform X2 — translation MSLEMMASERVCYVHCNFCNTILAVSVPCSSLFTIVTVRCGHCANLLSVNMGASLQTIPPQDPTQKQIQSTDDSSGKESGSSSKCNNKLSAIESVEHEQPRLPPIRPPEKRQRVPSAYNRFIKEEIQRIKASNPDISHREAFSTAAKNWAHFPHIHFGLKLDGPNKQAKLDPAIAGDGTQKPNGFY, via the exons ATGTCACTGGAAATGATGGCTTCCGAACGTGTTTGTTATGTTCACTGCAACTTCTGCAACACCATCTTAGCG GTTAGTGTTCCATGCAGCAGCTTATTTACCATAGTGACAGTGAGATGCGGGCATTGTGCCAATTTGCTGTCCGTTAACATGGGAGCTTCACTTCAAACAATTCCTCCTCAGGATCCCACCCag AAACAGATTCAAAGCACAGATGATTCAAGTGGCAAGGAGAGTGGCTCATCTTCCAAATGCAACAACAAGCTCTCTGCTATTGAGTCTGTAGAGCATGAACAACCTAGATTACCTCCCATTCGCC CGCCAGAAAAGAGACAGCGGGTTCCATCAGCATATAACAGGTTTATCAa GGAGGAAATCCAAAGGATTAAAGCTAGTAATCCTGACATAAGTCATAGGGAAGCTTTCAGCACAGCTGCAAAAAAT TGGGCACATTTTCCTCACATACACTTTGGTCTAAAGCTGGATGGTCCAAACAAGCAAGCAAAGTTAGATCCGGCAATAGCCGGAGATGGAACTCAAAAGCCTAATGGATTCTACTAG
- the LOC107410265 gene encoding ubiquitin carboxyl-terminal hydrolase 8 produces MDGGLPEDLSDSTQRPESDSDQRVYFVPYRWWKDAQDSVLGDSDGKRGILYAASSASLYAGPMKIINNIFNSDLLFNLRREEDPVQNSENGEVGVSGRDYALVPGEMWVRALKWHSDSKFAMKNGRSFSAAEDDMADVYPLQLRLSVLRETNSLGVRISKKDNSIELFKRACKIFSVDSDLLRIWDFSGQTNLYLVNDKNKSPRDCQRQSDEILLELQVYGLSDSIKCKDGKKDDMVLQNSMVANFSSGASIAMNGTAGNMNSNAIHANSSLWGSSCEAGSLGLTGLQNLGNTCFMNSALQCLAHTPKLVDYFLGDYGREINHENPLGMDGEIALAFGELLRKLWAPGASPVVPRVFKSKLARFAPQFSGFNQHDSQELLAFLLDGLHEDLNRVKCKPYIEVKDGDGRPDEEVADEYWGNHLARNDSIIVDVCQGQYKSTLVCPVCRKVSVTFDPFMYLSIPLPSTTMRTMTITVLSADGSFQPSPYTINVPEQGKFQDLIQALSTACSLGNNETLLVAEIYNSHIIRYLEEPNDSLSLIRDADRLVAYRLMKDIEQCPLVVFMHQQMEEQYIHGKLTSSWKTFGIPLASRLCDSSSGCHIRNLYLKLLNPFEIHAKDALEVIEHSEITALEEVTGTEETITLGTSRVVKPCYENGANSPADAELQFYLADDKGTIKESKIEMNEPVVVKGVSRRLNVLVCWPEKSIQQYDTCLLSALPEVFKSGIFAKRPQESVSLYKCLEAFLKEEPLGPEDMWYCPGCKQHRQASKKLDLWRLPEILVIHLKRFSYSRFWKNKLETYVDFPVDNFDLSNYIAHRNGQSCNRYMLYAISNHYGSMGGGHYTAFVHHGGDRWYDFDDSHVSPINQEKIKSAAAYVLFYRRVVEG; encoded by the exons ATGGACGGTGGTCTCCCCGAAGATCTCTCCGATTCCACCCAGCGCCCAGAATCAGACAGCGACCAGCGAGTCTACTTTGTTCCTTacag GTGGTGGAAAGATGCACAAGATTCAGTTTTGGGGGATTCAGACGGAAAGAGAGGGATTCTGTATGCTGCATCGTCGGCTTCGTTATATGCAGGTCCCATGAAAATAATCAACAACATCTTCAATTCGGATCTTTTGTTTAATCTTAGGAGAGAGGAGGATCCTGTGCAGAATTCTGAAAATGGTGAAGTGGGTGTCTCTGGACGGGACTATGCATTGGTCCCGGGGGAAATGTGGGTACGGGCACTCAAATG GCACAGTGATTCAAAATTTGCAATGAAGAATGGTAGGAGCTTCTCAGCTGCGGAAGATGACATGGCGGATGTCTATCCTTTACAACTCAGGCTATCTGTTCTGCGAGAAACAAATTCATTGGGTGTGAGAATTAGCAAGAAG gaCAATTCCATTGAGCTATTTAAAAGAGCCTGCAAAATCTTCAGTGTGGATTCTGATCTG TTACGCATCTGGGACTTTTCTGGGCAGACAAACCTATACTTGGTAAATGACAAAAATAAGTCTCCAAGGGACTGCCAACGGCAGTCCGATGAG ATTTTACTGGAGTTGCAAGTCTATGGATTGTCAGATTCCATTAAGTGTAAGGATGGGAAAAAAGATGACATGGTGTTACAAAATTCAATGGTTGCAAATTTTTCTTCTGGTGCTTCAATTGCAATGAATGGTACTGCTGGCAATATGAACTCTAATGCTATTCATGCCAATTCATCATTATGGGGAAGCTCTTGTGAAGCTGGCTCTTTGGGGTTGACCGGATTACAAAACCTTGGAAATACTTGTTTCATGAACAGTGCACTTCAGTGCCTAGCCCACACACCAAAGCTTGTTGATTATTTTCTTGGAGATTATGGTAGAGAAATAAATCATGAAAATCCATTGGGAATGGAT GGTGAGATTGCTTTAGCATTTGGCGAGCTGCTAAGGAAGTTGTGGGCTCCTGGTGCAAGTCCAGTGGTACCAAGAGTGTTCAAGTCAAAACTTGCTCGATTTGCTCCTCAATTTAGTGGCTTTAATCAGCATGATTCCCAA GAGCTTCTGGCATTTTTGTTGGACGGATTACATGAAGATCTCAACCGTGTGAAATGCAAACCTTACATAGAAGTTAAGGATGGAGATGGTAGACCAGATGAAGAAGTTGCTGATGAATATTGGGGAAATCATTTAGCTCGCAATGACTCTATCATTGTTGATGTCTGCCAA gGTCAGTATAAGTCGACTTTAGTTTGCCCTGTTTGCAGAAAGGTCTCTGTTACATTTGATCCATTCATGTACTTATCAATACCATTACCTTCAACAACGATGCGGACGATGACTATAACAGTCTTAAGTGCTGATGGAAGTTTTCAGCCATCTCCATATACCATTAATGTGCCTGAGCAAGGAAAGTTTCAAGATCTTATTCAGGCACTAAGCACTGCTTGTTCTTTGGGGAACAATGAGACTTTATTAGTAGCTGAG ATATACAACAGTCACATTATACGTTATCTTGAGGAGCCAAATGATTCATTGTCTTTAATTAGAGATGCTGACCGGCTAGTTGCCTATCGGTTAATGAAAGATATTGAGCAATGCCCTTTGGTTGTGTTCATGCATCAGCAAATGGAAGA GCAGTACATACATGGGAAACTGACTTCAAGTTGGAAAACATTTGGGATTCCTCTTGCATCAAGGCTATGTGATTCGTCTAGTGGTTGTCATATCCGCaatctttatttaaaattgCTTAATCCATTTGAAATACACGCTAAAGATGCCTTAGAAGTTATTGAGCACTCAGAGATTACTGCACTTGAAGAAGTTACAGGAACAGAGGAAACCATTACTCTTGGTACCAGTCGAGTTGTAAAACCCTGTTATGAAAATGGGGCTAACTCACCTGCAGATGCCGAATTACAGTTTTACTTAGCAGATGATAAAGGAACAATCAAGGAATCAAAGATAGAAATGAATGAGCCAGTGGTGGTGAAGGGGGTGTCTAGGAGGTTGAATGTGCTTGTTTGTTGGCCAGAAAAAAGCATTCAACAGTATGATACTTGCCTTCTCAGTGCATTGCCTGAGGTTTTCAAGTCCGGCATTTTTGCAAAGAGACCTCAAGAGTCTGTTTCTCTGTATAAGTGCCTTGAAGCATTCTTGAAGGAGGAGCCTCTTGGACCAGAAGACATGTG GTACTGTCCTGGCTGCAAACAGCATCGGCAGGCTAGTAAAAAGTTAGACCTATGGAGACTGCCTGAGATCTTGGTGATTCATTTAAAGCGGTTTTCATATAGCCGGTTTTGGAAGAATAAGCTAGAGACATATGTTGACTTCCCTGTTGATAATTTTGATTTGTCAAATTACATTGCGCACAGGAATGGCCAGTCATGTAATCGTTACATGCTTTATGCAATTAGTAATCACTATGGAAGCATGGGAGGTGGCCATTATACTGCATTTGTCCAT CATGGGGGTGACCGGTGGTACGACTTTGATGATAGCCATGTTAGTCCTATCAACCAGGAGAAGATAAAGTCTGCAGCTGCTTATGTTCTTTTCTACAGAAGAGTTGTGGAGGGATAA